From the genome of Uranotaenia lowii strain MFRU-FL chromosome 1, ASM2978415v1, whole genome shotgun sequence, one region includes:
- the LOC129737742 gene encoding uncharacterized protein LOC129737742, translating to MAADSGGSIPVFGSRFALLDGNEANCNAKFSVMGKNKKRHAQREVVGEINFTKQQRLDGGDNGSRFLILSRTDKDKTMEDVNPFLIKRAIDAISANIKIERYKNGTLLLKTVNRHQAEKIIKQTKLTDGINIAVIDHPSMNKSKGTIYCPDLKMLKDEEILKELSPSHVSEVKRITRKDKSGKIVETGAFILTFDLGALPSSIDAAFYQCKVRPYVPFPLRCMTCLRYGHKKDQCKGNGICAMCANLFHDKKPCASTLTCVNCRGSHSALSRECPVFIDEFEIQRIRVEERVSLKDARRIRRLRVPNVITVRPNLRESYAAALRNERREEHQQPTSGNSTTSKPTTTETTNENIEPTESSPSHTNQDKPSTTTQSPSWADMMETPDTSSSKTTDQKETNDKQSSLEETGSHLSQQTNDEPLPQQLSHASSNITYTSNSNNVSIPNTVENIIG from the exons ATGGCGGCCGACTCCGGCGGCTCAATTCCGGTTTTCGGGTCTCGATTTGCCTTATTGGATGGCAATGAAGCAAACTGTAACGCGAAATTCAGTGTAatggggaaaaataaaaaaaggcatGCTCAACGTGAGGTTGTTGGGGAAATTAACTTTACAAAGCAACAACGTCTTGATGGAGGTGACAACGGTTCTCGTTTCCTCATTCTGAGTCGAACGGACAAAGACAAAACAATGGAGGACGTAAATCCATTTTTGATAAAACGGGCCATCGATGCTATATCTGCGAACATCAAGATCGAAAGGTACAAAAACGGTACACTGCTCTTGAAAACCGTGAACAGGCATCAagcggaaaaaatcatcaaGCAAACAAAACTAACCGACGGAATCAACATTGCAGTTATCGACCATCCCTCGATGAATAAATCCAAAGGCACGatatattgcccggatttgaaaatgttgaaagacGAAGAAATTCTGAAAGAACTTTCTCCTAGCCATGTGTCTGAAGTGAAACGTATTACGCGAAAAGACAAAAGTGGAAAGATCGTGGAAACAGGTGCTTTCATCCTCACTTTCGACCTTGGGGCCTTACCAAGTTCAATAGATGCAGCCTTTTACCAGTGCAAAGTTCGTCCCTACGTCCCCTTCCCCCTACGGTGCATGACATGTCTTAGATATGGACATAAAAAAGACCAGTGCAAAGGAAACGGTATCTGTGCAATGTGCGCTAATCTATTCCACGACAAGAAACCATGTGCTTCGACACTTACTTGCGTAAATTGTCGAGGTAGCCACTCAGCACTGTCGCGTGAGTGCCCGGTTTTCATCGACGAGTTTGAGATCCAGCGTATCCGAGTTGAAGAGAGAGTTTCTCTAAAAGACGCCAGACGAATTCGACGCCTACGTGTACCGAACGTTATCACCGTGAGACCAAATCTGAGAGAGAGTTACGCCGCAGCTCTCAGAAACGAAAGAAGAGAGGAACATCAACAGCCCACTTCCGGGAACTCAACAACAAGCAAACCAACAACAACTGAAACTACCAACGAAAACATCGAACCAACTGAATCATCGCCAAGCCACACCAACCAAGATAAACCATCCACCACCACTCAATCTCCATCATGGGCCGATATGATGGAGACGCCTGATACATCATCATCGAAGACAACAGACCAAAAGGAAACAAACGACAAACAATCATCGCTCGAAGAAACAGGTTCACATTTATCTCAACAGACAAATGATGAGCCTTTACCACAACAATTGAGTCACGCAAGTAGTAACATAACATACACAAGTAATTCAAACAACGTATCCATTCCAAACACAGTAGAAAACATA ATAGGTTAA
- the LOC129737743 gene encoding uncharacterized protein LOC129737743, whose amino-acid sequence MDYGSSVYNNASKSNRNILAVVNNQSLRKVTGTTRSTPRNVLVALSGQEPVDLRNTYIASREICRHMSRNNLIARQLRTIELPDDVNKWNQFTYMERTYWMNRELFDSIQSIERSSNLLKVEVFPFLEGLTVSKQNSNPMRLKQLALFVMNGRYRGRCRVFTDASKDGSVCGIGVFVEQTRTRLSQKLAKETSITSAELLAIHKATEMIDQQCLEGAVIYTDSQASCLMLLNAQESKEAESILLKILQNCSRHRITIQWIPSHVSIGGNEVADALAKHSLQSGQVIENGYMLTDGFNALKKILAESTTDWYTRYSTEKGKIFHTIQPEFSTAPWFVGKNLNGKDVRLLNRLMAGHDFSKHWLAKMKINDDADCELCKVPETSNHIIFCCPRFATTRRKYDFYTKYTNLQELFKSKEISHYEEVAKFTKEIKIDL is encoded by the coding sequence ATGGATTACGGGAGCTCTGTGTACAATAACGCAAGCAAAAGTAACCGCAATATTCTTGCTGTCGTCAACAACCAATCCTTGAGAAAAGTCACGGGAACTACTAGAAGCACACCTAGGAACGTACTGGTCGCTCTTAGTGGTCAAGAGCCGGTAGATCTTAGGAACACATATATCGCTTCGAGAGAAATCTGTAGGCATATGTCAAGAAATAATCTGATCGCGCGTCAATTAAGAACAATCGAATTACCAGACGATGTGAACAAATGGAATCAGTTCACCTACATGGAAAGAACTTATTGGATGAACAGAGAACTATTCGATAGCATTCAATCCATCGAGCGTTCTAGCAACCTGTTAAAAGTCGAAGTATTTCCTTTTTTAGAAGGGCTAACGGTATCGAAACAAAACTCAAATCCAATGAGGCTGAAGCAACTGGCACTCTTCGTTATGAACGGCAGATATCGAGGTCGTTGCCGTGTTTTTACAGATGCCTCTAAGGATGGGTCGGTTTGTGGTATAGGAGTTTTTGTAGAACAAACAAGAACGAGATTATCACAAAAGCTTGCTAAAGAAACCAGCATCACCTCTGCGGAACTATTAGCTATCCACAAAGCCACAGAAATGATCGACCAGCAGTGTCTCGAGGGAGCCGTGATCTACACGGACTCGCAAGCGTCGTGCCTGATGTTACTTAACGCACAGGAATCCAAGGAAGCCGAAagtattttgctgaaaattctaCAAAACTGTTCACGACATCGGATCACCATCCAATGGATACCAAGCCATGTCTCTATTGGTGGCAACGAAGTGGCAGATGCACTGGCAAAACACAGTCTCCAGTCAGGACAGGTGATCGAAAACGGGTACATGCTTACGGATGGTTTCAACGCTCTGAAGAAAATACTGGCTGAAAGCACAACAGATTGGTACACACGTTACTCtactgaaaaaggaaaaattttccaTACGATACAACCGGAATTTTCCACCGCACCATGGTTTGTGGGAAAGAACCTAAACGGAAAAGATGTAAGGCTACTAAATCGCTTGATGGCCGGCCACGACTTTTCCAAGCACTGGCTggcgaaaatgaaaataaacgaCGATGCTGACTGCGAACTTTGCAAAGTACCTGAAACTTCAAATCACATCATTTTCTGCTGCCCACGTTTCGCCACGACAAGGAGGAAGTACGATTTCTATACCAAGTACACGAATCTGCAGGAGCTATTCAAATCTAAAGAAATATCCCATTACGAAGAAGTAGCTAAATTCAccaaagaaatcaaaattgatttgtaA